The following coding sequences lie in one Epinephelus lanceolatus isolate andai-2023 chromosome 24, ASM4190304v1, whole genome shotgun sequence genomic window:
- the sts gene encoding LOW QUALITY PROTEIN: steryl-sulfatase (The sequence of the model RefSeq protein was modified relative to this genomic sequence to represent the inferred CDS: deleted 2 bases in 1 codon; substituted 1 base at 1 genomic stop codon) — protein MCFMVNTDCYSIAGNGRPTVFIFNAATGGLPSQEVTFAXIAKRQGCKTALITGKSTNWEEGIWVLGPLSQPGNIPSGKRVDKPTGNMDLFTTVVQLSEASVPEEWEIDGHDRVVHLNAVRQHSQNSSSVWKAFNLTPNSNPDHQTACVHTHICFCMQDHVPLLLFDPLRDPSETMPLIPETESAFLAVMEEAAETHQRSVRPAESQKWSGSMMWKPWLQPHCSTLKQLCQCQQEQL, from the exons ATGTGCTTCATGGTGAATACAGACTGCTACA GCATAGCTGGTAATGGCAGACCTACTGTCTTCATATTTAATGCAGCAACTGGAGGTCTTCCCAGCCAAGAGGTTACCTTTGCTTAGATTGCCAAACGACAGGGCTGTAAGACGGCTCTTATTA CAGGGAAGTCCACAAATTGGGAGGAAGGGATTTGGGTCCTGGGACCTCTGAGTCAGCCAGGGAACATCCCCAGTGGCAAACGGGTAGACAAACCCACCGGCAACATGGACTTGTTTACTACAGTGGTGCAGCTGAGCGAAGCTTCAGTCCCAGAGGAGTG GGAGATAGATGGTCATGACCGAGTGGTCCACTTGAACGCAGTCAGACAGCATTCCCAAAACA GTAGCTCAGTGTGGAAAGCTTTTAACCTCACACCAAACTCCAACCCAGACCACCAGACAGcctgtgtc cacacacatatctgctTCTGCATGCAGGACCATgttcctctgctgctctttgaTCCCTTGAGGGACCCATCAGAGACCATGCCGCTCATTCCTGAAACCGAGTCAGCCTTCTTGGCTGTGATGGAGGAGGCCGCTGAGACGCATCAGAGGTCGGTGAGGCCTGCGGAGAGCCAGAAATGGTCAGGGAGCATGATGTGGAAACCCTGGTTGCAGCCCCATTGCTCCACACTCAAACAGCTCTGTCAGTGCCAGCAGGAGCAATTGTGA